AGACCGGTCCGTGCGGGTGGCAAGACGCCTGTGTTTTACCATGCAAAAAATACTCGCGAAGAAGCGAAATGGATTGTAGAACGCATCCAGAATGCGGTACAGAATTCTGTGAAAAATGGCGCGGGTGGTGTGCATTACAAGGATATTGCGGTTTTGTACCGTATGCATTCGCAGTCGCGCTCTGTCGAAGAGGCTCTGATGTCGGAGTCTATCCCTTACAAGGTCTATAGCGGGGTTGGCTTTTACCAGCGCAAGGAAATCAAGGATATCATTTGCTATTTGCGAATGCTCGTGTATGCCGACGACTTGTCGTTTATCCGGACGGTGAATACGCCCAAGCGCCAGTTCGGGCCGAAGAAAATGGCAATTTTGCAGGCTTTTGCTGATACGCGCAAGGTCGGGCTTTACGAGGCTCTGCTTGAAATTGTGTATGAGGCGGGGCGCTTGAACGATGTGGCGCCTGATGTTACGACGCAGGCGGAACTTTCGTCGGTTGGCAATGACCATCGGAAAATTGATTTTGACTGCAAGGAATTCTTGTCGAGAAGCAACGTCGTTGAATACGTGAAGTTGATTGAAAAGTACCGTTCGCGTTATAAGGATATGCGCGTCTCGGAATTGCTTTCGAAGATGCTTCGCGAGACGAAGTACGAGGAAATGCTTCGCCTAGATGGTGATGAAGACCGCTTGGACAATCTCGCAGAACTCAAGCAGGGAATTCTCGAATTTGAGAATTACTACGAAGAAGATGCTTCGCTGGATGAGTATTTGCAAAACATCGTGCTGTTCACGAATGCCGATGAAGATTCGCAGGAAAAGGACCGTGTGCAGCTCATGACGATCCACAATGCGAAGGGCTTGGAATTTCCGTACGTTTTTGTGTGCGGCTTGAATGAAGGCTTTTTCCCGGTGAAGCGTGTGCAGAACAAGATTCAGCTCGAAGAAGAGCGCAGGCTTGCGTATGTGGCGTTCACGCGTGCTGAAAATGTGCTTTGCCTGAGCGATGCCGAGGATGGCGTGGCGGGCGAGAGCGGGTCACGCTATCCGTCGAGATTCTTGCTCGAGATGGACATGGGCGAGCTTGATGTGGCGCGTGGATTCTCGGACGATTTGCTTTTGGCGGCACGGGCTTTTATTGCAGAAGCGGACCGCAATCGCGATTTGATGGGCGATTTTGATGAAGACGAGAGTCTTGGCGCGGTAAAGAAAGCGCCTACGGCAGAATTTGCGGTAGGCGATCGTGTGGTACACAAGATTTTTGGAATCGGGACCGTCAGCGGTGTCGATAAAAAGAATTTCTGCTACGAAATTACTTTTGACAAGTTCGCGACTCCGCGCTCGATTCAGTTCGATTTCCCGCTATCGAAAGTGTAGAGGATAAATGTCGGCCCCGTAACAAGTACGGGGTGACAGGCATCGCCATTTTATCGTCTGCTTCTTTGGAAGTTGTTTTCAGGACGCTCGTAACGCATCGGCTTGAGCTGCTTGATGACATCGCGGAGTTCCTTGGGGAGTGGGCAATCGAAAACTTTGTGTTCTCCTTGCCAATCGAATTCCAGGCGGCAGCTGTGCAAGAATAAGCGGTTCAGTCCGAACTGCTTTTTGACTTCGCGGTTGAGCGCGAAGTCGCCGTAACGCGTATCGCCGAGAAGCGGATGCCCGATGCTTGCGAAGTGGGCGCGAATCTGGTGCATGCGGCCTGTTTCGAGCTTGATTTTCACAAGATCGTAGCCTTCGTAATGCTGCTTGACGCGGTAATGCGTGATGGCTTTCTGCGCGTTTTCGTCATCTTGGCCGACGAGCATTTTGCTGCCCTTAGCGCTGTCTGTGCGCAGGAGCGATTCGCTGATGGTGCCGCGGTCTTTCTTGAGGTTGCCTTTGACGAGTGCAAAGTAGAACTTGTCTACGACATGTTCGCGAATCATGCGGGTGAAGTCGCGGAGCGTGTCGCCGTGGAGAGCTGCAATGATGAGGCCGGAAGTTTCTTGGTCGAGGCGGTGGGCGATGGTCGGCTTGAAATCGAGACCTTCGTTACGTCCCCATTCCCAGAGGTATTCCACGAGGCTTTCGCCTGGGCGTGTGCCGCTGCCCGGCTGGCTGGCGAGTCCCGAGGGCTTGTTCACAATCACGTAATCTTCGGTTTGCACGACGAGGTCGAGCTCGTGAGCGCCCCAGTGCGCCTGCTTTTCGGCACCTGTGAGGTGGCGGCCCCAGGTGGACTTGTTCTTGGCGAAACCTGTTGCGCTTTTGGCATCGGGGCGTTGCGGGGTGTCCCCGCTCGAAGGGGTAGCGGGAGCCGCTTCGGCGGCGGAAGCGAGGGGAAGGCTTTCCCCCTTTTTGTCGTCTTCGCTTACGGATTTGAAGTTCTCGTAAATGTTGACCACGTCGCCTTCGACGAGCATCTGGTTAGCCTTGCCGACAACGCCGTTTACACGGACTTTCTTTTTGCGGATGACAGCGAAGAACACCGAGAGCGATTCTTCGGGGAATGCCTTGCGGAGGAAACGGTCAAGGCGCATGTTTGCAAAATTGCGATCGATAGTACGTGTAATCATTTTTAGTTACTAGTTAATGGTTTACTTGCATTTTTTGGCGTAGTGTGCAAGTCGTACGCCGTCTGCAGCACTGGTGACGATTCCGCCTGCGTAGCCGGCTCCTTCGCCGAGGACGAAGAGCCCTTGGGTGTTTACGCTTTCGAGCGTTTCGTTGTTGCGCGTGATGCGGAGCGGCGAACTGGTGCGCGTTTCGGGGGCGACAATCAGGCCTTCGTTGATGAATCCCGGAATTTTGCGGTCAAAATTTTGGAAGCCTTCGGCGAGACTTTGGCAAATAGTTTTGTCCATCCAATCCCATAGATTGCTTGGCACGAGCCCGCAAGGGTAGGTGGTTTTGGGGAGCGTTTTGTCTTCGCGGTGGGCGAGGAAGTTCTTGATCGTTTGCGCGGGAGCGGCGTAAACTTTTCCGCCGACGTTGTAGGCGTCGGTTTCGATTTTTCGTTGCAAGTCGAGACCGCCAAAAAGCGAACCGCTTGAAGGAATGTCAAAGCCTTCGGCGCCTGCAGTAATCGGGACGGCGATAGCGCCGTTGGCGAACGCTCCATTGCGGCGGCTATAGCTCATGCCGTTTGTCGCAAGTGTTCCCGGTTCTGAGGCACATGGCACAAGGACTCCGCCGGGGCACATGCAAAAGCTGTAGGCGCTCGAAGTCTTGTTGATGGTCGGCGTGGCGAGGAAATATTCGGCGGCTCCGGTGAGTCTTGTATCGACGTTAAGCCCGAGCTGTCGCATGTTGATGAGCGATTGTGGGTGTTCGACGCGGACGCCCATGGCGAACGCTTTGCTTTCGAGAGTCACGCCGCGAGCGTGGAGCATCTCGTAAACGCTACGAGCGGAATGCCCAACTGCAAGAACTAGCGCTTCGCATGGTTGCCAATGAGAAATCGCGGCGCTTGTATTGAATTGCTTCGCTTCGCTCGCAATGACGTTCTTTAGCTTGATCGCGCAGATTCGACCATCCTTAATTTCAATATCTTCAAGGCTCG
This is a stretch of genomic DNA from Fibrobacter sp. UWB13. It encodes these proteins:
- a CDS encoding ATP-dependent helicase, which encodes MEKSPKSENVENSLEWERSRLDKEQLEAVETTEGYVRVVAGAGSGKTRTLTHRYLYLVKEMGISPANILCVTFTNKAAAEMKKRIRSILGGDDSGYISTFHGFCVQFLREEIHVLNYPKEFMILDEDDQKSLLRKAYADLGFSLKDLKISSVLDFVGGRKANDINYVSLFAEHLADEENVSAAGNAPAVENEKREHLVELADEAPDKWMAVYYRYLYEQKKNYALDFDDLILVTLYILENFPEKLDKWRKRMMYVMVDEYQDIDGQQYRLADLLSSYHKNLFVVGDPDQTIYGWRGADINRILEFDQFHKGTKTILLQNNYRSTPSILKVPDAVIKNNKYRIEKVLRPVRAGGKTPVFYHAKNTREEAKWIVERIQNAVQNSVKNGAGGVHYKDIAVLYRMHSQSRSVEEALMSESIPYKVYSGVGFYQRKEIKDIICYLRMLVYADDLSFIRTVNTPKRQFGPKKMAILQAFADTRKVGLYEALLEIVYEAGRLNDVAPDVTTQAELSSVGNDHRKIDFDCKEFLSRSNVVEYVKLIEKYRSRYKDMRVSELLSKMLRETKYEEMLRLDGDEDRLDNLAELKQGILEFENYYEEDASLDEYLQNIVLFTNADEDSQEKDRVQLMTIHNAKGLEFPYVFVCGLNEGFFPVKRVQNKIQLEEERRLAYVAFTRAENVLCLSDAEDGVAGESGSRYPSRFLLEMDMGELDVARGFSDDLLLAARAFIAEADRNRDLMGDFDEDESLGAVKKAPTAEFAVGDRVVHKIFGIGTVSGVDKKNFCYEITFDKFATPRSIQFDFPLSKV
- a CDS encoding RluA family pseudouridine synthase; protein product: MITRTIDRNFANMRLDRFLRKAFPEESLSVFFAVIRKKKVRVNGVVGKANQMLVEGDVVNIYENFKSVSEDDKKGESLPLASAAEAAPATPSSGDTPQRPDAKSATGFAKNKSTWGRHLTGAEKQAHWGAHELDLVVQTEDYVIVNKPSGLASQPGSGTRPGESLVEYLWEWGRNEGLDFKPTIAHRLDQETSGLIIAALHGDTLRDFTRMIREHVVDKFYFALVKGNLKKDRGTISESLLRTDSAKGSKMLVGQDDENAQKAITHYRVKQHYEGYDLVKIKLETGRMHQIRAHFASIGHPLLGDTRYGDFALNREVKKQFGLNRLFLHSCRLEFDWQGEHKVFDCPLPKELRDVIKQLKPMRYERPENNFQRSRR
- a CDS encoding NAD(P)/FAD-dependent oxidoreductase; translated protein: MFTYRYRELAVALEKKGEVRLALAKTLRVNPEEIFNLEVERFSLDSRRKGDLHWSYNVVFDLKRKVRASGNNARGLIESKREIRSLDAEPLKDTVAMASHVDVIGAGPSGLWAALHLLRKGFAVDIYEQGKQVEERFRDIRKFFVDRKFNAYSNVLFGEGGAGAFSDGKLNTRSRNLFSETVLKDMVDFGVDESVVTFAKPHIGTDKLVLMLRQVRAEIVRLGGHIHFNTSLEDIEIKDGRICAIKLKNVIASEAKQFNTSAAISHWQPCEALVLAVGHSARSVYEMLHARGVTLESKAFAMGVRVEHPQSLINMRQLGLNVDTRLTGAAEYFLATPTINKTSSAYSFCMCPGGVLVPCASEPGTLATNGMSYSRRNGAFANGAIAVPITAGAEGFDIPSSGSLFGGLDLQRKIETDAYNVGGKVYAAPAQTIKNFLAHREDKTLPKTTYPCGLVPSNLWDWMDKTICQSLAEGFQNFDRKIPGFINEGLIVAPETRTSSPLRITRNNETLESVNTQGLFVLGEGAGYAGGIVTSAADGVRLAHYAKKCK